A stretch of the Chanos chanos chromosome 1, fChaCha1.1, whole genome shotgun sequence genome encodes the following:
- the ark2cb gene encoding E3 ubiquitin-protein ligase RNF165 isoform X2, with protein sequence MVLVHVGYLVLPVFGSVRNRGSHFNRHQHSHATSCRHFHLGPQAQIPVEFPMPHPGQSQSGMSPHLAPAHQQATPLHPPLNPMPAPQFQDIQGPPPFLPQALHQQYLIQQQLLEAQHRRILPHPRHTQDRSSHHPQTLRPGYEYAPPMHVPQPVTQPPRYLAEGTDWDLSVDTGLAHPQYHVPQLPQHYQHYLASPRMHHFPRNASSAQVVVHEIRNYPYPQLHLLALQGLNPSRHASAVRESYEELLQLEDRLGNVNRGAVQTTIERFTFPHKYKKRRPLEMKIGMDEDELDTDEKCTICLSMLEDGEDVRRLPCMHLFHQACVDQWLATSKKCPICRVDIETQLTPDS encoded by the exons ATGGTTTTAGTGCATGTTGGATATCTGGTTCTTCCCGTTTTTGGctcagtgagaaacagag GATCCCATTTTAACAGGCATCAGCACAGCCATGCTACCTCTTGCCGCCATTTCCACTTAGGCCCTCAGGCCCAGATCCCTGTCGAATTCCCAATGCCCCATCCAGGACAATCTCAGTCGGGCATGAGCCCACACTTGGCCCCAGCACACCAGCAAGCGACCCCGCTACATCCTCCCCTCAATCCCATGCCAGCACCGCAGTTCCAAGACATCCAAGGGCCTCCTCCCTTCCTACCTCAGGCTTTACACCAGCAATACCTCATCCAGCAGCAGCTTCTGGAGGCCCAGCACAGACGCATCCTTCCACACCCGAG ACATACCCAAGATAGGTCATCCCATCACCCACAGACCCTACGCCCTGGATATGAATATGCCCCACCAATGCATGTTCCCCAGCCAGTTACCCAGCCACCCCGCTACTTAGCAGAAGGAACAGATTG GGACTTGAGTGTGGACACAGGTTTGGCTCATCCACAGTACCATGTCCCTCAGCTTCCGCAGCACTATCAGCATTACCTGGCCTCTCCCAGGATGCATCACTTCCCCAGAAATGCATCTTCAGCCCAAGTG GTTGTCCATGAGATCAGAAACTACCCTTATCCACAGTTGCATCTCCTGGCTCTCCAGGGTCTGAATCCGTCCCGGCATGCGTCAGCTGTCCGGGAGAGTTATGAG GAACTCCTGCAGTTAGAAGACAGACTTGGCAATGTCAACAGAGGAGCAGTACAAACTACCATAGAGAGGTTCACATTTCCCCACAAATACAAAAAG AGAAGACCCCTGGAAATGAAAATAGGAATGGATGAAGATGAGTTGGACACAGATGAAAAATGCACAATATGTCTTTCGATGCTTGAGGATGGAGAGGATGTTAG GAGGTTACCATGCATGCACCTCTTCCATCAAGCCTGTGTGGACCAGTGGCTGGCAACGAGTAAGAAGTGTCCCATTTGCAGGGTAGACATTGAGACTCAGCTGACGCCTGATAGCTGA
- the ark2cb gene encoding E3 ubiquitin-protein ligase RNF165 isoform X4, which yields MVLVHVGYLVLPVFGSVRNRGIYLHSLRSNTGSHFNRHQHSHATSCRHFHLGPQAQIPVEFPMPPMPAPQFQDIQGPPPFLPQALHQQYLIQQQLLEAQHTQDRSSHHPQTLRPGYEYAPPMHVPQPVTQPPRYLAEGTDWDLSVDTGLAHPQYHVPQLPQHYQHYLASPRMHHFPRNASSAQVVVHEIRNYPYPQLHLLALQGLNPSRHASAVRESYEELLQLEDRLGNVNRGAVQTTIERFTFPHKYKKRRPLEMKIGMDEDELDTDEKCTICLSMLEDGEDVRRLPCMHLFHQACVDQWLATSKKCPICRVDIETQLTPDS from the exons ATGGTTTTAGTGCATGTTGGATATCTGGTTCTTCCCGTTTTTGGctcagtgagaaacagaggtatttatttacattcacTTCGTTCTAACA CAGGATCCCATTTTAACAGGCATCAGCACAGCCATGCTACCTCTTGCCGCCATTTCCACTTAGGCCCTCAGGCCCAGATCCCTGTCGAATTCCCAATGCC TCCCATGCCAGCACCGCAGTTCCAAGACATCCAAGGGCCTCCTCCCTTCCTACCTCAGGCTTTACACCAGCAATACCTCATCCAGCAGCAGCTTCTGGAGGCCCA ACATACCCAAGATAGGTCATCCCATCACCCACAGACCCTACGCCCTGGATATGAATATGCCCCACCAATGCATGTTCCCCAGCCAGTTACCCAGCCACCCCGCTACTTAGCAGAAGGAACAGATTG GGACTTGAGTGTGGACACAGGTTTGGCTCATCCACAGTACCATGTCCCTCAGCTTCCGCAGCACTATCAGCATTACCTGGCCTCTCCCAGGATGCATCACTTCCCCAGAAATGCATCTTCAGCCCAAGTG GTTGTCCATGAGATCAGAAACTACCCTTATCCACAGTTGCATCTCCTGGCTCTCCAGGGTCTGAATCCGTCCCGGCATGCGTCAGCTGTCCGGGAGAGTTATGAG GAACTCCTGCAGTTAGAAGACAGACTTGGCAATGTCAACAGAGGAGCAGTACAAACTACCATAGAGAGGTTCACATTTCCCCACAAATACAAAAAG AGAAGACCCCTGGAAATGAAAATAGGAATGGATGAAGATGAGTTGGACACAGATGAAAAATGCACAATATGTCTTTCGATGCTTGAGGATGGAGAGGATGTTAG GAGGTTACCATGCATGCACCTCTTCCATCAAGCCTGTGTGGACCAGTGGCTGGCAACGAGTAAGAAGTGTCCCATTTGCAGGGTAGACATTGAGACTCAGCTGACGCCTGATAGCTGA
- the ark2cb gene encoding E3 ubiquitin-protein ligase RNF165 isoform X5 — protein MVLVHVGYLVLPVFGSVRNRGSHFNRHQHSHATSCRHFHLATPLHPPLNPMPAPQFQDIQGPPPFLPQALHQQYLIQQQLLEAQHTQDRSSHHPQTLRPGYEYAPPMHVPQPVTQPPRYLAEGTDWDLSVDTGLAHPQYHVPQLPQHYQHYLASPRMHHFPRNASSAQVVVHEIRNYPYPQLHLLALQGLNPSRHASAVRESYEELLQLEDRLGNVNRGAVQTTIERFTFPHKYKKRRPLEMKIGMDEDELDTDEKCTICLSMLEDGEDVRRLPCMHLFHQACVDQWLATSKKCPICRVDIETQLTPDS, from the exons ATGGTTTTAGTGCATGTTGGATATCTGGTTCTTCCCGTTTTTGGctcagtgagaaacagag GATCCCATTTTAACAGGCATCAGCACAGCCATGCTACCTCTTGCCGCCATTTCCACTTAG CGACCCCGCTACATCCTCCCCTCAATCCCATGCCAGCACCGCAGTTCCAAGACATCCAAGGGCCTCCTCCCTTCCTACCTCAGGCTTTACACCAGCAATACCTCATCCAGCAGCAGCTTCTGGAGGCCCA ACATACCCAAGATAGGTCATCCCATCACCCACAGACCCTACGCCCTGGATATGAATATGCCCCACCAATGCATGTTCCCCAGCCAGTTACCCAGCCACCCCGCTACTTAGCAGAAGGAACAGATTG GGACTTGAGTGTGGACACAGGTTTGGCTCATCCACAGTACCATGTCCCTCAGCTTCCGCAGCACTATCAGCATTACCTGGCCTCTCCCAGGATGCATCACTTCCCCAGAAATGCATCTTCAGCCCAAGTG GTTGTCCATGAGATCAGAAACTACCCTTATCCACAGTTGCATCTCCTGGCTCTCCAGGGTCTGAATCCGTCCCGGCATGCGTCAGCTGTCCGGGAGAGTTATGAG GAACTCCTGCAGTTAGAAGACAGACTTGGCAATGTCAACAGAGGAGCAGTACAAACTACCATAGAGAGGTTCACATTTCCCCACAAATACAAAAAG AGAAGACCCCTGGAAATGAAAATAGGAATGGATGAAGATGAGTTGGACACAGATGAAAAATGCACAATATGTCTTTCGATGCTTGAGGATGGAGAGGATGTTAG GAGGTTACCATGCATGCACCTCTTCCATCAAGCCTGTGTGGACCAGTGGCTGGCAACGAGTAAGAAGTGTCCCATTTGCAGGGTAGACATTGAGACTCAGCTGACGCCTGATAGCTGA
- the csgalnact1b gene encoding chondroitin sulfate N-acetylgalactosaminyltransferase 1: protein MPQGRFLALTPRRGFTIIAILCFLSLLYLLACRPQSSRRQGRTPSLLTGPVNEEGYQAMLQEHTEKHQHYINSLAKQISQLKEALQERSQQLQKTLEKSAVAFPLELEELGGKSHADLEQFFQKQLSQAEVLSGAKLSSEYALVPFESFTLQRVYQLETGLTRFPVERPVRKDRRDELSETLDTALQILNAPQYKDSPQDRRAYSPRDFIEGIYRMEKDKGTLYDLIFRGNSSQDFRRLVFFRPFGPLMKVKNELVDTSNMIINIILPLAKSVDKFRHFMHNFREVCIRQDGRVHLTVVYFGTEQMDDVRKVLDSTARKMHYRNFTLIHLNEEFSRGRGLDVGARAWKWGNALLFFCDVDVRFSAEFLDSCRLNTEPGKRVFYPVVFSQYNPDIIYSQQTSIPPVEQQLVIRKDTGFWRDFGFGLTCQYRSDFINIGGFDLNMKGWGREDLYLYRKYLHSNLMVVRSPSRGLFHLWHEKHCADELAPETFKMCMESKAMNEASHSQMGKLFSQQEIENHKKQQKTKTKTK from the exons ATGCCACAGGGGCGATTTTTAGCTCTGACCCCCCGCAGAGGGTTCACGATAATTGCAATACTCTGTTTCCTATCCCTCCTCTATTTGTTAGCCTGTAGGCCACAGAGCAGTCGAAGGCAAGGAAGGACCCCTTCTCTTTTGACTGGTCCAGTGAATGAGGAGGGATATCAAGCTATGCTTCAGGAGCACACGGAAAAGCACCAGCACTACATCAATAGCTTGGCAAAGCAGATATCCCAACTGAAAGAGGCTCTTCAAGAGAGGAGCCAACAGCTACAAAAGACCCTGGAAAAATCTGCCGTTGCATTTCCCTTGGAGTTGGAGGAGCTTGGAGGAAAGAGCCACGCAGATCTCGAGCAGTTCTTTCAAAAGCAGTTAAGCCAAGCAGAGGTTCTCTCTGGCGCTAAACTGTCAAGTGAGTATGCTCTTGTGCCATTCGAGAGCTTCACCCTCCAAAGAGTTTACCAGCTGGAGACGGGGCTTACCCGCTTCCCTGTAGAGAGGCCCGTGCGTAAGGATCGCCGAGACGAGTTGAGCGAAACGTTAGACACGGCGTTACAGATTCTCAACGCTCCACAGTATAAAGACAGCCCTCAGGACCGAAGAGCGTACTCTCCAAGAGATTTCATTGAGG GAATCTATCGCATGGAGAAGGACAAAGGGACCTTGTATGATCTCATATTTCGAGGTAACAGTTCTCAAGATTTCAGAAGGCTGGTTTTCTTTCGTCCGTTTGGACCACTGATGAAGGTTAAAAACGAGCTCGTTGACACATCCAACATGATTATAAACATTATTTTGCCACTGGCCAAGAGTGTGGACAAATTCAGACATTTCATGCACAATTTCAG AGAGGTCTGTATTCGTCAGGATGGAAGGGTTCACTTAACAGTAGTATACTTTGGAACAGAGCAAATGGATGATGTGAGGAAAGTTTTAGATTCTACAGCAAG GAAGATGCATTACAGGAACTTCACACTGATACACCTCAATGAGGAATTCTCTAGAGGTCGAGGTTTAGACGTGGGCGCCCGTGCTTGGAAGTGGGGCAACGcccttcttttcttctgtgatGTAGATGTGCGCTTTTCTGCGGAGTTCCTCGATTCCTGCCGCTTGAATACAGAACCCG GTAAAAGGGTATTCTATCCCGTGGTGTTCAGCCAATATAATCCAGATATTATTTATAGTCAGCAAACATCTATTCCACCTGTTGAACAACAACTG GTAATCAGAAAAGATACAGGATTCTGGAGAGATTTTGGATTTGGATTGACATGCCAGTACCGTTCAGATTTCATTAACATAG GTGGTTTTGATTTAAACATGAAAGGATGGGGCAGAGAAGACTTATACCTCTATAGAAAATACCTGCACAGCAACCTCATGGTGGTGCGCTCTCCCTCTCGTGGTCTCTTTCATCTGTGGCACGAGAAGCATTGCGCTGATGAATTAGCACcagagacatttaaaatgtgcatgGAGTCCAAAGCTATGAATGAGGCTTCACACAGCCAAATGGGCAAGCTCTTCTCTCAGCAAGAAATTGAGAATCAT aaaaaacaacaaaaaacaaaaacaaaaacaaaa
- the ark2cb gene encoding E3 ubiquitin-protein ligase RNF165 isoform X3 produces MVLVHVGYLVLPVFGSVRNRGSHFNRHQHSHATSCRHFHLGPQAQIPVEFPMPHPGQSQSGMSPHLAPAHQQATPLHPPLNPMPAPQFQDIQGPPPFLPQALHQQYLIQQQLLEAQHTQDRSSHHPQTLRPGYEYAPPMHVPQPVTQPPRYLAEGTDWDLSVDTGLAHPQYHVPQLPQHYQHYLASPRMHHFPRNASSAQVVVHEIRNYPYPQLHLLALQGLNPSRHASAVRESYEELLQLEDRLGNVNRGAVQTTIERFTFPHKYKKRRPLEMKIGMDEDELDTDEKCTICLSMLEDGEDVRRLPCMHLFHQACVDQWLATSKKCPICRVDIETQLTPDS; encoded by the exons ATGGTTTTAGTGCATGTTGGATATCTGGTTCTTCCCGTTTTTGGctcagtgagaaacagag GATCCCATTTTAACAGGCATCAGCACAGCCATGCTACCTCTTGCCGCCATTTCCACTTAGGCCCTCAGGCCCAGATCCCTGTCGAATTCCCAATGCCCCATCCAGGACAATCTCAGTCGGGCATGAGCCCACACTTGGCCCCAGCACACCAGCAAGCGACCCCGCTACATCCTCCCCTCAATCCCATGCCAGCACCGCAGTTCCAAGACATCCAAGGGCCTCCTCCCTTCCTACCTCAGGCTTTACACCAGCAATACCTCATCCAGCAGCAGCTTCTGGAGGCCCA ACATACCCAAGATAGGTCATCCCATCACCCACAGACCCTACGCCCTGGATATGAATATGCCCCACCAATGCATGTTCCCCAGCCAGTTACCCAGCCACCCCGCTACTTAGCAGAAGGAACAGATTG GGACTTGAGTGTGGACACAGGTTTGGCTCATCCACAGTACCATGTCCCTCAGCTTCCGCAGCACTATCAGCATTACCTGGCCTCTCCCAGGATGCATCACTTCCCCAGAAATGCATCTTCAGCCCAAGTG GTTGTCCATGAGATCAGAAACTACCCTTATCCACAGTTGCATCTCCTGGCTCTCCAGGGTCTGAATCCGTCCCGGCATGCGTCAGCTGTCCGGGAGAGTTATGAG GAACTCCTGCAGTTAGAAGACAGACTTGGCAATGTCAACAGAGGAGCAGTACAAACTACCATAGAGAGGTTCACATTTCCCCACAAATACAAAAAG AGAAGACCCCTGGAAATGAAAATAGGAATGGATGAAGATGAGTTGGACACAGATGAAAAATGCACAATATGTCTTTCGATGCTTGAGGATGGAGAGGATGTTAG GAGGTTACCATGCATGCACCTCTTCCATCAAGCCTGTGTGGACCAGTGGCTGGCAACGAGTAAGAAGTGTCCCATTTGCAGGGTAGACATTGAGACTCAGCTGACGCCTGATAGCTGA
- the spinb gene encoding spindlin b, with amino-acid sequence MKTSCGKTAGHRSRTDGARTGVPANTMKKKSSHRKQRHDIGSYMPILDPQQNIVGCRIRHNWKEDHFTPVSRWKGTVLHQIPVNPSLYLIKYDGFDCVYGLEILKDERVQGLEILHERIGPYPVNDAHWAATVMGKTVGHLFETDDGSKDEWRGLVLARAPIMSSWFYITYEKDPVLYMYQLHKDFKEGDLRVLSHSNDSVVEREPGEVIESLVGKQVEYIKEDGSKRIGTVIHQVEAKPSVYFIKFDDDYHVYVYDMVNSA; translated from the exons ATGAAGACCTCATGTGGAAAGACTGCAGGTCATCGCTCCAGAACTGATGGAG CACGGACAGGTGTCCCTGCAAATACAATGAAGAAGAAAAGCTCTCATAG GAAGCAACGACATGATATTGGTTCCTATATGCCCATCCTCGACCCCCAACAAAACATTGTTGGGTGTAGAATACGACACAACTGGAAAGAAGACCACTTCACTCCGGTCTCTCGATGGAAAGGAACGGTCTTACACCAAATCCCAGTGAACCCCTCTCTTTATCTAATCAAATATGATGGCTTTGACTGTGTTTATGGACTGGAGATTCTCAAAGATGAGCGAGTGCAAGGGCTTGAAATTTTACACGAAAGAATCG GCCCATATCCTGTTAATGACGCCCACTGGGCAGCCACTGTGATGGGCAAGACTGTTGGGCACCTTTTTGAAACTGATGATGGATCAAAAGACGAATGGAGAGGGCTGGTGTTAGCGAGAGCTCCCATCATGTCCAGCTGGTTTTACATTACTTATGAGAAAGATCCTGTTCTGTACATGTACCAGTTACATAAAGACTTTAAAGAAGGTGACCTAAGGGTACTGTCACATTCAA ATGATTCTGTTGTGGAGAGAGAGCCCGGGGAAGTGATTGAAAGTCTAGTTGGAAAACAAGTGGAGTACATCAAAGAGGATGGCAGCAAGAGGATTGGTACCGTCATCCATCAGGTTGAAGCCAAGCCGTCTGTGTACTTCATCAAGTTTGACGACGACTATCACGTGTATGTCTACGATATGGTTAACTCAGCTTAG
- the plpp1b gene encoding phospholipid phosphatase 1: MFDTEGILVIFLDVTCVALAGLPFVLLTLQHNPIKRGFFCNDDTIKYPFKEDTISCQLLCGVMIPLTLSVVIFGECLPIYKILRSPFSKRYISPVYKAVGSFLFGAAVSQSLTDITKYSTGRLRPYFLDVCKPNWRQIDCSTNGYIENITCTGDQTMINEGRLSFYSGHASFSMYCMLFLALYLQARLQTGWARLLRPTIQFLLITTSLYVGLSRVSDYKHHWSDVLVGLIQGSVVAILTVFFVSNFFETPVGEDSEEEMSHANLQDGSALTNNYGSTSGAK, encoded by the exons ATGTTTGACACAGAGGGAATTCTTGTCATTTTCCTTGACGTCACCTGTGTTGCACTCG ctggaCTCCCATTTGTATTACTTACATTACAACATAATCCAATCAAAAGAGGCTTTTTCTGTAATGATGACACGATCAAGTACCCTTTTAAAGAAGATACAATCTCTTGCCAACTCTTGTGTGGAGTAATGATTCCACTCACATTATCTGTA GTGATCTTCGGGGAGTGCCTTCCCATATACAAGATACTAAGATCACCTTTCAGTAAGAGGTATATATCACCAGTGTATAAAGCTGTAGGATCTTTTCTGTTTGGAGCAGCAGTCAGCCAGTCACTGACTGATATTACAAAGTACTCCACTGGTCGACTGAGACCTTACTTCTTGGATGTGTGCAAACCTAACTGGAGGCAGATTGACTGTAGCACAAATGGTTACATTGAGAACATCACTTGCACTGGAGACCAGACCATGATCAACGAAGGAAG GCTTTCTTTCTATTCTGGACATGCTTCTTTCTCTATGTACTGTATGCTGTTTCTCGCG CTGTACCTTCAAGCTCGACTTCAGACAGGGTGGGCTAGGCTACTGCGTCCCACAATCCAGTTCCTCCTCATTACCACGTCTTTGTATGTGGGATTGTCTCGAGTGTCAGATTACAAACATCACTGGAGTGATGTTCTCGTTGGACTGATACAGGGGAGTGTTGTGGCAATACTGACT GTGTTTTTTGTATCTAATTTCTTCGAGACACCAGTGGGAgaagacagtgaggaagagatgTCACATGCAAATTTACAGGACGGCTCAGCCCTAACAAACAACTATGGAAGCACCAGTGGGGCCAAATGA
- the ark2cb gene encoding E3 ubiquitin-protein ligase RNF165 isoform X1 yields MVLVHVGYLVLPVFGSVRNRGSHFNRHQHSHATSCRHFHLGPQAQIPVEFPMPHPGQSQSGMSPHLAPAHQQATPLHPPLNPMPAPQFQDIQGPPPFLPQALHQQYLIQQQLLEAQHRRILPHPRWEHTQDRSSHHPQTLRPGYEYAPPMHVPQPVTQPPRYLAEGTDWDLSVDTGLAHPQYHVPQLPQHYQHYLASPRMHHFPRNASSAQVVVHEIRNYPYPQLHLLALQGLNPSRHASAVRESYEELLQLEDRLGNVNRGAVQTTIERFTFPHKYKKRRPLEMKIGMDEDELDTDEKCTICLSMLEDGEDVRRLPCMHLFHQACVDQWLATSKKCPICRVDIETQLTPDS; encoded by the exons ATGGTTTTAGTGCATGTTGGATATCTGGTTCTTCCCGTTTTTGGctcagtgagaaacagag GATCCCATTTTAACAGGCATCAGCACAGCCATGCTACCTCTTGCCGCCATTTCCACTTAGGCCCTCAGGCCCAGATCCCTGTCGAATTCCCAATGCCCCATCCAGGACAATCTCAGTCGGGCATGAGCCCACACTTGGCCCCAGCACACCAGCAAGCGACCCCGCTACATCCTCCCCTCAATCCCATGCCAGCACCGCAGTTCCAAGACATCCAAGGGCCTCCTCCCTTCCTACCTCAGGCTTTACACCAGCAATACCTCATCCAGCAGCAGCTTCTGGAGGCCCAGCACAGACGCATCCTTCCACACCCGAGGTGGGA ACATACCCAAGATAGGTCATCCCATCACCCACAGACCCTACGCCCTGGATATGAATATGCCCCACCAATGCATGTTCCCCAGCCAGTTACCCAGCCACCCCGCTACTTAGCAGAAGGAACAGATTG GGACTTGAGTGTGGACACAGGTTTGGCTCATCCACAGTACCATGTCCCTCAGCTTCCGCAGCACTATCAGCATTACCTGGCCTCTCCCAGGATGCATCACTTCCCCAGAAATGCATCTTCAGCCCAAGTG GTTGTCCATGAGATCAGAAACTACCCTTATCCACAGTTGCATCTCCTGGCTCTCCAGGGTCTGAATCCGTCCCGGCATGCGTCAGCTGTCCGGGAGAGTTATGAG GAACTCCTGCAGTTAGAAGACAGACTTGGCAATGTCAACAGAGGAGCAGTACAAACTACCATAGAGAGGTTCACATTTCCCCACAAATACAAAAAG AGAAGACCCCTGGAAATGAAAATAGGAATGGATGAAGATGAGTTGGACACAGATGAAAAATGCACAATATGTCTTTCGATGCTTGAGGATGGAGAGGATGTTAG GAGGTTACCATGCATGCACCTCTTCCATCAAGCCTGTGTGGACCAGTGGCTGGCAACGAGTAAGAAGTGTCCCATTTGCAGGGTAGACATTGAGACTCAGCTGACGCCTGATAGCTGA